In Jaculus jaculus isolate mJacJac1 chromosome 4, mJacJac1.mat.Y.cur, whole genome shotgun sequence, a single genomic region encodes these proteins:
- the LOC101617659 gene encoding protein kish-A-like encodes MSAIFNFQSLLTVVLLLICTCAYIWSLTPSILGRNKTGLLGIFWKCARIGEQKSPYVAVCCVVMAFSILFV; translated from the coding sequence ATGTCTGCCATTTTCAATTTCCAGAGTCTGCTGACTGTCGTCTTGCTGCTCATTTGTACCTGTGCTTACATCTGGTCCTTGACACCCAGCATCTTGGGCAGAAATAAGACTGGATTGTTGGGGATATTTTGGAAATGTGCCAGAATTGGTGAACAAAAGAGTCCATATGTCGCAGTGTGCTGTGTAGTGATGGCCTTCAGCATCCTTTTCGTGTAG